The Lactuca sativa cultivar Salinas chromosome 2, Lsat_Salinas_v11, whole genome shotgun sequence genome includes a window with the following:
- the LOC111899844 gene encoding extensin-2-like, which produces MGSLGMLRHRPQLVYAFAFLLLATLTAAVDKTWPYGDLKLPPPLKNTWSYPPYLYKSPPPPSPSPPPPYVYKSPPPPSPSPPPPYLYNSPPPPPRYKYKSPPPPSPSPPPPYIYKSPPPPSPPPPYVYKSPPPPSPSPPPPYVYKSPPPPSPSPPPPYVYKSPPPPSPSPPPPYVYKSPPPPSPSPPPPYVYKSPPPPSPSPPPPYVYKSPPPPSPSPPPPYVYKSPPPPSPSPPPPYVYKSPPPPSPSPPPPYVYKSPPPPSPSPPPPYVYKSPPPPSPSPPPPYIYKSPPPPSPSPPPPYVYKSPPPPSPSPPPPYVYKSPPPPSPSPPPPYIYKSPPPPSPSPPPPYVYKSPPPPSPSPPPPYIYKSPPPPSPSPPPPYVYKSPPPPSPSPPPPYVYKSPPPPSPSPPPPYVYKSPPPPSPSPPPPYVYKSPPPPSPSPPPPYVYKSPPPPSPSPPPPYVYKSPPPPSPSPPPPYVYKSPPPPSPSPPPPYVYKSPPPPSPSPPPPYVYKSPPPPSPSPPPPYVYKSPPPPSPSPPPPYVYKSPPPPSPSPPPPYVYKSPPPPSPSPPPPYVYKSPPPPSPSPPPPYVYKSPPPPSPSPPPPYVYKSPPPPSPSPPPPYVYKSPPPPSPSPPPPYVYKSPPPPSPSPPPPYVYKSPPPPSPSPPPPYVYKSPPPPSPSPPPPYVYKSPPPPSPSPPPPYVYKSPPPPSHSPPPPYVYKSPPPPSPSPPPPYVYKSPPPPHPYVY; this is translated from the coding sequence ATGGGAAGCCTTGGGATGTTGAGGCACCGGCCTCAACTTGTGTATGCTTTTGCTTTCTTATTGCTAGCCACCCTTACGGCTGCTGTGGACAAAACATGGCCTTATGGAGATTTGAAATTGCCACCACCTTTGAAAAACACATGGTCATATCCGCCTTACCTTTACAAATCTCCACCTCCACCTTCACCCTCACCTCCTCCTCCATATGTCTACAAGTCGCCACCCCCAccgtcaccatcaccaccacctccatatTTGTATAACTCTCCACCCCCACCACCTCGCTACAAGTACAAGTCTCCACCCCCACCATCACCATCCCCACCGCCTCCCTACATTTATAAGTCTCCTCCTCCACCATCACCTCCACCTCCATATGTCTACAagtctccaccaccaccatcaccatctccACCACCACCGTATGTTTACAAGTCTCCACCCCCACCATCACCATCTCCACCACCTCCATATGTGTACAAGTCTCCTCCCCCACCCTCACCGTCTCCACCACCTCCGTATGTTTACAAGTCTCCTCCCCCACCTTCACCATCTCCACCACCTCCATATGTTTACAagtctccaccaccaccatcaccatcaccaccacctcccTATGTGTATAAGTCTCCTCCCCCTCCATCACCATCCCCACCACCTCCATATGTGTACAAGTCTCCTCCTCCTCCATCACCATCCCCACCACCTCCTTATGTGTATAAGTCTCCTCCCCCACCAtcaccttcaccaccacctccatatGTTTACAAGTCTCCACCCCCACCATCACCATCTCCACCACCTCCGTACGTGTACAAGTCTCCTCCCCCACCATCACCGTCCCCACCACCTCCGTATATTTACAAGTCTCCTCCTCCTCCATCACCGTCTCCGCCACCTCCTTATGTTTACAAGTCTCCACCCCCACCTTCCCCATCTCCACCCCCTCCATATGTATACAAGTCTCCTCCCCCACCGTCTCCATCTCCACCACCTCCATACATCTATAAGTCCCCACCACCACCTTCCCCATCTCCACCTCCACCATATGTATATAAGTCTCCTCCACCACCATCCCCATCCCCACCACCCCCATATATTTATAAGTCTCCACCACCACCTTCCCCATCTCCCCCACCTCCATATGTATACAAATCTCCTCCCCCACCATCACCATCTCCACCACCTCCATATGTGTATAAGTCTCCTCCCCCACCATCACCTTCTCCACCACCTCCATATGTCTATAAGTCTCCACCTCCACCATCACCGTCTCCTCCACCTCCTTATGTATACAAGTCTCCACCACCACCTTCCCCATCTCCACCTCCTCCATATGTCTACAAGTCTCCTCCCCCACCTTCACCATCCCCACCACCTCCATATGTGTATAAGTCTCCTCCCCCACCATCACCTTCTCCACCACCTCCATATGTTTACAAGTCTCCACCTCCACCATCACCATCTCCTCCACCTCCTTATGTTTACAAGTCTCCACCTCCACCTTCCCCATCTCCACCTCCCCCATATGTCTACAAGTCTCCTCCCCCACCTTCACCATCCCCACCACCTCCATATGTATATAAGTCTCCTCCCCCACCATCACCATCTCCACCTCCTCCATATGTGTATAAGTCTCCTCCCCCACCATCACCTTCTCCACCACCTCCATATGTCTACAAGTCTCCACCTCCACCATCACCGTCTCCTCCACCTCCTTATGTTTACAAGTCTCCACCTCCACCTTCCCCATCTCCACCTCCCCCATATGTCTATAAGTCTCCTCCCCCACCTTCACCATCCCCACCACCTCCTTACGTCTACAAGTCTCCGCCTCCACCATCACCATCTCCACCACCTCCATATGTCTACAAGTCTCCACCTCCACCATCACCGTCTCCTCCACCTCCTTATGTTTACAAGTCTCCACCTCCACCTTCCCCATCTCCACCTCCACCATATGTCTACAAGTCTCCTCCCCCGCCGTCACCATCCCCACCACCTCCGTATGTATATAAGTCTCCTCCCCCACCATCACCATCCCCACCACCTCCGTATGTGTATAAGTCTCCTCCCCCACCATCACCATCCCCGCCACCTCCATACGTCTATAAGTCTCCACCTCCACCATCACATTCTCCACCACCTCCTTATGTTTACAAGTCTCCACCCCCACCTTCCCCATCTCCACCTCCTCCGTATGTCTACAAGTCTCCTCCACCACCACATCCATATGTCTACTAG